One window from the genome of Kluyveromyces marxianus DMKU3-1042 DNA, complete genome, chromosome 3 encodes:
- the RAD30 gene encoding DNA-directed DNA polymerase eta, protein MSKYKWRDLLDLNSKEKSYMSPLACVAHIDANAFFAQVEQVRCGYSREDPVVAVQWTSILAISYAARKYDISRMDSIIDALKKCDKLIPIHTAVFRKGEDYWQYHDGCGMWVNDEKKKLRPTEYKVALEPYRRESRKLLKILQNEYDLVEKASVDEAFVDLGRKVFYGLLMDSEFDEFDEIRTLFREGNYSLDDYLPKLPSIKKLQYSGNVYNDENVPYFEDWDDVLMCIGSISMNSVRSQIDHQLGYTTSCGISMTKNVCKLASNFKKPNAQTIVRNSCINDFLDNGSFEINSFWTLGGIRGQELMQLMNLPFVGSIKYIRDSWPNSSEDIRQFLSRSIESRGGLESEFNINATDIAELSNKVYQLVRGQYKLPIQPKPLPKSMMSNKNIRNDDCSNVVDCIEWLEVFCSELAYRVLDLEQEHEKKIVPRTMSIMIRGKAGIKHSLQKRITITSSSISSRELFVNATKLINEIDKQYGKNPGIYPLRGLALTISNFDVLDKGKSVVELFGNVASVKNGGSIDPFSEEPTSAQSQPINGSEQKSEQQLVPVSQKTNNLQCKTCGETLPDAKSFQEHTDFHVSVQLSERINGVSEDSPTISHAERLLLFGKRTKSRKGTRKKSPEGGILKFFKK, encoded by the coding sequence ATGTCCAAGTACAAATGGAGAGATTTGCTGGACCTTAATAGTAAAGAGAAGAGTTACATGTCTCCGCTAGCATGTGTGGCACATATTGATGCAAATGCGTTCTTTGCTCAGGTCGAACAAGTACGATGTGGCTATTCCAGAGAAGATCCTGTTGTAGCTGTCCAATGGACTTCAATTCTAGCTATTTCTTATGCAGCAAGAAAGTATGATATATCACGAATGGATAGCATTATTGATGCCTTGAAGAAATGTGACAAGCTAATACCAATACATACAGCGGTATTCCGAAAAGGCGAAGACTACTGGCAGTACCATGACGGTTGTGGGATGTGGGTAAAtgacgaaaagaaaaagctcaGGCCGACAGAATATAAAGTTGCTTTGGAACCATATCGAAGGGAGAGCCGAAAACTCCTcaagattcttcaaaatgaaTATGATCTAGTAGAAAAGGCAAGTGTTGACGAGGCGTTCGTTGATTTAGGCAGAAAAGTGTTTTATGGATTACTTATGGATAGCGAATTTGACGAATTTGATGAGATTAGGACACTGTTCCGTGAAGGCAATTATAGCTTAGATGACTATCTTCCAAAATTACCAAGCATAAAGAAACTTCAGTACAGCGGAAATGTGTACAACGACGAGAATGTGCCTTATTTTGAAGATTGGGATGATGTGTTAATGTGCATTGGAAGCATTTCCATGAACAGTGTGCGCTCTCAAATTGATCACCAGCTCGGTTATACAACATCTTGCGGAATTTCTATGACAAAGAACGTTTGTAAACTTGCTTCTAACTTCAAGAAACCTAATGCTCAAACTATTGTCAGAAATAGTTGTATAAACGATTTCCTTGATAACGGATCATTCGAGATAAACTCCTTCTGGACATTGGGTGGTATCAGAGGCCAAGAATTAATGCAATTAATGAATCTTCCCTTTGTGGGTTCCATAAAATACATTAGAGATTCATGGCCCAATTCAAGTGAGGACATAAGACAATTCCTATCCAGAAGTATTGAATCGAGAGGTGGACTCGAGTCAGAGTTTAACATAAATGCCACAGATATCGCGGAACTCAGCAACAAAGTGTATCAGCTTGTAAGAGGTCAGTACAAACTTCCCATACAACCTAAACCCTTGCCAAAATCGATGATgtcaaataaaaatataagGAACGATGATTGCAGTAACGTGGTGGATTGTATTGAATGGCTTGAAGTGTTTTGCAGCGAGCTAGCCTATAGAGTGCTAGACTTGGAACAAGAgcatgaaaaaaagattgtCCCAAGAACCATGTCAATAATGATCAGAGGAAAAGCCGGCATAAAACATAGTCTTCAGAAAAGAATAACGATAACTTCGAGTTCGATAAGTTCAAGGGAGTTATTTGTGAATGCTACAAAGCTTATAAATGAAATTGACAAACAATATGGGAAAAATCCTGGCATATATCCGCTCCGAGGATTAGCGTTAACTATTTCAAACTTCGATGTACTTGACAAAGGTAAGAGTGTTGTGGAATTATTCGGAAATGTTGCTAGCGTGAAAAATGGCGGTAGCATTGACCCTTTCTCTGAAGAGCCTACCAGTGCACAATCACAGCCAATAAACGGGTCTGAACAGAAGTCGGAACAACAACTTGTCCCTGTATCacagaaaacaaataatCTACAATGCAAGACATGCGGAGAAACTCTTCCCGATGCAAAATCCTTTCAAGAACATACAG